The following DNA comes from Desulfovulcanus ferrireducens.
GACCAAAAGCTGAGTTACGGTGTCTTGATGCACCAGAAAGTTGAACGGTCTGTCACGCCTAAATTCTTATTTCTTTATCTCTTAAATTTGAAAACAGGTGATGTAAACATACGAGAAAGTTGAGTTATAAATAAAAATGTGTATTTTTGACTAAAAAATAGCTAAATCATGAGCCGCGAATCACAGATTAACTCTAGCCTTTTGAGCCTAATTTTTATATCCATTTTCCCAGATTTGAATTGTTGAGTCGCGGGTAGGGATGCTTATCTGTGTTCAACCTGAATCTAGAGTTCAGAACAGAGTGTTTTCACCCGCTACCGACTTGGAATTCCCAGCTGAAAAAAGTTTGGTTAGGCAAGTCATTATGTTTATAATTGAACCCTAATAAAATTGATATTTTTATCCAGTTGAAGGCTGGATTCAGGGTAACAGGTATGGATAAGTCATTCTGAGCACAAGGGGAAAGAATCTCTTGTTGCTTTTTCTTGTAGACGAATCTGATTTTTTCGATGTATTTCTGTACAGGGGGAGAAAATGAAAAAATTTCTAGAAAACTATTGGACCATTAAGCTGAATGAGGTCAAAGAAAATCTGGAGGCCAATAATTTTGAGGTGTTTTTAGTCAATAATGTAGAGGAGGCCAGGGAGGTAGTATTGCAAAAAATTTGGCCTGCAATAACTCCTGTCTCGGTATCCTGGGGAGGGTCCAGAACTTTTAAACAGACTGGGCTTTATGATGAATTAAAAAAAATGGATCTGAAGGTCATCGATACTTATGTCCCTGGCTTGTCAAAAGACGAAGCAATGGAACTAAGACGCAAGTCTCTCTTTGTTGATTTATATGTCACTGGAACCAATGCCATCACAGAAAATGGCGCCCTGGTGAACCTGGATATGATCGGAAACAGAGTAGGGGCCATCACTTTCGGACCGAAATTTGTTTTGGTGCTGGCCGGGAGAAACAAGATCGTGCCTGACTTTGAAGCTGCTGTAACTCGCATCAAAGAGTATGCTGCTCCTGCAAATGCCATGCGACTTGATAAGAAGACTCCGTGTACCAAAACCAGTTCTTGTCATAACTGCGAAAGCCCGGATCGAATCTGCAATGTTTGGACTATAACAGAGAAGTCCTTTCCTAAAGGACGGATAAAGATAGTTCTTATAAATGAGGATCTGGGAATCTAACAAATGTCCGGATTTGTTCATCTGCATTGTCATACAGAATATAGTCTCCTGGACGGGGCCATCAAAATTAAGGATCTCTGTGCCAGGGCCGTGGACTATGGTCTGCCTGCCGCAGCCATTACAGATCATGGCAATCTTTTCGGGGCTGTCATATTTTATACCACAGCCAGAGATTTTGGCTTAAATCCTATTATTGGTTGTGAAGTTTATGTAGCCCAGAATCATCAAGAAAAGGGTCAGGAACGTTATCATTTGGTGCTTCTGGCCGAGAATAAAACAGGTTACCATAATCTCATCAAGATTGTCACCAAAGGCTGGCTAGACGGGTTTTATTATAAGCCGCGCGTGGATAAAGAGATTTTAAAAAAATACAGTGATGGACTTATTGCCCTGTCAGCCTGTTTGCAGGGAGAAGTTCAGTATAAATTACAAAAGGAGGGTTTTGAGGCCGGGCTCAACTCTGCCAGAGAGTATGCCCATATTTTTCCAGGCAGGTTTTATCTGGAAATGCAGGCAAACGGGATTAGAGAGCAGGAAGAAGTCAATGCAAAGCTCCAGGAAATGGCTCAAAAAACAGGTCTGCCTTTGGTGGCTACCAATGATTGTCATTATTTGACCAAAGATGATGTACAGGCCCATGATATTTTGCTCTGCATCCAGACCAATTCCAAGGTGGATGAGCCAAGCCGGATGCGTTTTAATACTGATGAGCTTTATTTTAAATCTCCTGAAGAGATGGAAAGGGCATTTAAAGATTGTCCACAGGCCCTGGAGAATGTGCAGGAGATTGCCCAAAGATGCCAGGTAGAACTCGACCTGGGCAAACACTATTTCCCGGTTTACGCCCTGCCTGAAGGCATGACCCTGGAAGACGAGTTTGTCCGTCTGGCCCGGGAGGGGCTGAAACAAAGGTTAAAAGATTTGCCCTATTCTGTGGACGAGGAAAAGTACTGGGAGAGATTGGAACAAGAGCTGGAGATTATCTGTCAGAAGGGTTTTGCCGGTTACTTTTTGATCGTTCAGGATTTTATCAACTGGGCCAAAGCACAAGGCATACCAGTAGGCCCCGGGAGAGGTTCGGCAGCAGGTAGTCTGGTGGCCTACGCCTTAAAAATCACCAACCTTGATCCTATCAAATACAAACTCCTTTTTGAGCGATTTTTAAATGTGGAGCGGACAAGCTTGCCGGATATTGACGTGGATTTTTGCTATGATCGGCGAGAAGAAGTTATCCGCTATGTAACTGAAAAATACGGCAAGGATAGTGTTGCCCAGATCACCACTTTCGGGACGATGAAAGCCAAGGCCGTGGTCAGGGACGTAGCCCGGGCAATGGGACTTAGCTTGTCCTTGGCGGATAAAATCGCCAAGCTTATCCCCGATGAACTGAAAATGACTATAGATAAGGCCCTGGAAAAGGAGCCTGATTTAAAAAAGATGGTGGAGGAAGATGAACGTATAGCCAGACTCATGGATATCTGCCGGCGCTTGGAGGGACTGGCCAGACATGCTTCCACCCATGCTGCCGGAATTGTCATATCTGACAAGCCCATGGATGAATATCTTCCTCTGTACCGGGGGAAAAAGGGTGAAGTTGTTACCCAGTTTGATATGAAGCGGGTGGAAAAGGTGGGCCTGATCAAATTCGACTTTTTGGGCCTGAAAACCCTGACCGTGATAAGCGACACTTTAAAACTGGCCCGGCAGGGTGGAAAACAAGTCCCGGATATGGATAAACTTCCCCTTGATGATGAGAAGACTTTCGAGCTTCTTTGCGCCGGAGAGACAGACGGTGTGTTCCAGCTGGAAAGCTCCGGAATGCGCAAGGTACTAACTGATCTTAAACCCAATTGTTTTGAAGATATTATTGCTCTTTTGGCTCTGTATCGACCTGGACCTCTGGAAAGTGGTATGGTCAATGATTTTATTCGCCGCAAACACGGTCAGATCCCTGTAGAATATCCCCATGAGGCTCTGGAGTCGATTTTAAAAGAAACTTACGGGGTCATTCTCTACCAGGAACAGGTAATGCAGATAGCCGCTGTGCTGGCCAATTATTCTTTAGGAGACGGAGATATTTTACGTCGGGCCATGGGTAAAAAAGAGCCAGCAGTGATGGCCGCGCAAAGGACCAAATTCATGCAGGGCGCACGTGAGAACAATGTCCCGGAAGAAGTAGCCGAGCATATTTTCGATTTGATGGAAAAATTTGCCGGGTATGGGTTTAATAAGTCTCACAGCGCTGCTTATGCTCTGATCTCTTATCAGACTGCATATTTAAAAGCCCACTATCCGGTGGAGTTCATGGCGGCCCTGATTACTTCCGAAGTGAACAATACGGATAAAGTCATTACCCACATCAATGCCTGCCGGGATATGAACATAGAGGTCCTCCCTCCGGACATTAATCATAGCCACTACTATTTTAGTGTTGAGGGTGGCAAGATGCGTTTTGGACTGGCCGGAATAAAGAATGTGGGGCAAGGGGCTATTGAAGAGATTGTCAGGGAAAGAGAAGAAAATGGTCCTTATTCCAGTTTGCTCAACTTTTGTGAACGGGTGAACCTTAGAAAAGTGACCAAAAGGGTCATCGAGATGCTCATTAAAAGCGGGGCCATGGATTGTTTTGGATGTAGCAGAAATGGACTCCTCGCAGGCATGGAGAAAGTTGTGGCCAGGGCTCAGCAAAAAGCCAAACATAAGAGCAAAGGCCAACTATCATTTTTAAGTCTGGTCCAAAAAGACTCTGATTCAATCTCTGGTCTTGGATTGGATTGTCCGCAAAATAGTCTGGAAGAATTTTCAGATGAAGAGAAATTAAAAATGGAAAAAGAGGCCTTAGGCCTTTATCTTAGCGGACATCCTCTTTTACCCTTTAAGGAGGAGATAAAAAGACTGGGTATAAATGAATTGCAGCGTTGTCGTGAACTGTCGGCAGGAACAGAGGTTCATGTGGCCGTCATGGTCGTAGGCAAAAAGGAACATCTAAACAAAAAAGGTGAGAAGATGGCTTTTTGCCAGATCGAGGATTTAAGTGCCAGTGCCGAAGTGACCTTTTTTGCCGATGTCTACGCACAGTACAAAAGTCTTTTAGACAGTGAAGAGCCTTTGTTTCTTAAAGCTAAAATAAGTGCCTACGAGGGATTGCAAAACACCGAAAGCGATAGTGAAGACAATGATAGACCTAAGCAAATAAAACTTCTGGGCCAGGAGGTGCAGCTTTTACAAGATGCCATTAACAATGACCATCGTCCCATAAACATTACCATAGACATAGCTCAAAAAGGAGAAAATGGTGAAAGCGGGGTCTGGACGGGGTTGAAGAAAATTATAGAGAAGTATCCCGGTCAGGTTCCGGTACAGCTCTCGCTGTTAGGCGAGGATTTTGAATGCAAATTGCAGCTTGGCCCTGAGTATGGAATAAGTCCCAATCAGAGGTTTTGGACAGAACTTGAAAGGTTAAAAGACTAAAAGGTAAATTTAGGTTATTACGTATCGCTGTTATTAAAACATTGTATGACCACAAATAACAATTAATAACTATAAATAAATTCTATTAAAAAAATGGGTACAACAAACTCAAAATGGTTTTTACGGGTGAGGTCGGAGTTCAGTGCTTCTCATCAGTTAAGGCACTATGCAGGAAAATGTGAAGCGTTGCATGGACACAATTTCCAGGTAGAGGTGGAAGTGTGGGGAGATCAGCTTGAGCCCAAAACAGGAATATTAATTGATTTTAAAGTGTTAAAAAAACATTTACAAACTGTCCTGGACAAACTTGACCACAAGCATTTGAATGATCTTGATGAGTTTAAAGAAAAGAATCCATCTTCCGAACTTCTGGCTAAGTTTATATTTAAGCACATGAAGAGTCTTTTACCCGGTGATAAAGTTAAGCTTTCTTATGTTATGGTCGCAGAGAAAAGTAGTTCCATGGCGTTTTACCGGGAGGATGAGTAATGCGCATCCTATTGCAGAGAGTAAAAAGAGCCATGGTGACTGTAGATGGTCAGACCGTAGCTGAAATAGATACAGGGATTCTGCTCTTTGTAGGTTTTACTCATCCGGATACAAAGCTCTGGCAGGATAAGGCCTGGGACAAGATTTTACAAAAAATTGTAAATCTCAGGATTTTTCCTGATAGTAAAGGTAAGCTAAATTTGAGTCTGACCGATATAGATGGTGAAATTCTTTTGGTATCTCAATTTACACTGTTTGCCGATTGTCGTAAGGGAAGACGACCGAGTTTTAGTCATGCTGCTCATCCAGTAGAGGCCGAGAAACTTTTTAATAAATTTAAAAATGATCTCCAAAGGTTATGGCCGAAAGTGCAGACAGGCGTTTTCGGAGCGGAAATGGATGTGCAATTGTGTAACTGGGGGCCTGTGACCATCTGGATAGATAGCGATGAGTTTTGAGTTCTTTCTTTACGGAATTCAGAATGACGTTAGAAGGCGTGAGGGATGATGCTTCACGTATTGTACAATGGTGTCAATGGGTGTGCATACTCAAGAACAAATATTTTAGTCCAATCTAATAGTTATGGCCGAGACAATTAAAGCCCTTATTATTGATGATTCCAGTTTTTATCGAAGAATGTTGGTTAGCCTGCTAAAAGGGAGGTTTGACTTTGTTGAAGCCAAAGATGGCGAAGAAGCCATCGATAAATATCTAAGCTTTTCTCCTGATATAATTTTATTGGACTTAAATATGCCTAAGATCAATGGCCTGGAAGTCATAGATTATATCCGCAATAAAGCCAATAACAATGATGTTTTTATCATAGTCTTGACCGGAGAAGAGTCACAGGAAGTTAAGATTAAGGCACTTAATCTTGGGGCCAATGACTTTTTGACCAAGCCATTTTCTAAAGAAGAACTCATCGCCAGAATTGGAGTGGCTGAAAGGCAGGTTTATTTGTTATTCAGGCTGCACAAGGCGTACGAACGAATGGCCCAGGAACTAAATATGGTTGCTGATTTGCAAGAAAGACTTTTGCCAAGAAGCAACTTTTCTTTCCCCGGTGTTGATTTACAGTCTTTATACATCCCTTCGGGTATGGCCAGTGGTGACTATTTTGACTATTTTGCTGTCAAAAAGGATGTGCTGCGCTTTGTGGTAGCCGATGTTTCCGGACATGGGGCCCGGGCTGCTTACATAATGGCTATGGTCAGGACCTTATTTTATATGACTAAACAGCACTATACGTCTTTGAGTGAAAGCGTCCGTCTTATAAATGAACATTTATGTCAGGTGTTAGGGGAGGAACCCGATTTTATCACCTTGTTTGCCTGTGATTTGGATTTGGCTCAAAAAAAGATTGAATATGTAAATGCAGGTCATTGCCCAGGGCTAGTAAAAGTCGATGGACAGAAGATTTTGCGATTGGATGCTTATCTGCCGGTTTTAGGTTTTTTCCCTTTAGAAGTTGAAGCTAAGAAGATTGATTTCACTCAAAGCGTGGGTGTATTTTTGTTTACAGATGGATTTTATGAATGGGAGCTCTCTCCCAAAAATGCTTTTGGTTTGGATAGATTTTTGAGGTTGGTAGAGAATTTGCTACGATCCGAAAGGTTTTACCTGGAAGAAGTAAAGGATAAATTAGATTCCATACCAGTTCTTCCTCCTGTGTATCGCGATGATCTGACAGCTTTATGGGTAGAGACAAAATCAGAGTAGTTTTTATATAAATAAAGCCTGAAAATGAAGATTACTCTTAAAACTACTGCAACACCGTATACAGTTCGGTTGGTGGTTAAGGCCGTGATGACTATTTTAGAAGAGCTAATTGAAAATGATCTCCTTTATGAATTGCAACTGGCCCTGACCGAGGCATGTAACAATATAGTTGTACATGCCTATGATGGAAAGGAAGGAGAGCTGGAGTTGAGATTGAAGGTTGTTCCTCTCGAATATATTCAATTTGAAGTTATAGACTGGGGTAAAGTTTTTAATAGCCCTAGTATCCTGTCAAGTTGTTCCCTTGTATTGCCTAAAGAGGAGGCAACATCAGGGCGGGGTATTTTTATTATACGAAAAGTGGCTGACAAGTTTGTTTATAAACGGGTTGATGGTAAGAATTTAATAATAATTCGTAAGTATATTCAGGAGGAAAAGTGGAAAGTTTACAAATAGACAAACAAGGTATGCTGTGTCTGATTAGTCTCCAGGGCGAACTTACCCTGGAGATTGTGGAAGAGGTTAAGGCTAAATTTGAAGATATTTTTGCTGATGACTGGGATGTCCTGGTCATTAATTTGGCTAAGATTAATTTTTTAGATAGTTCAGGTATTGGGCTCTTAGTAGCAACTAATAATAAAGCCAAGCATAGTGGTAAAAAATTTTATTTGCTTGCGCCATCTGAGCAGGTAATAAAGACCTTAAAGTTAGTTAATTTGCTGCATTTTTTTGACATTCTTGATAATGAAGATGATTTGATAACAGTTATGCCAGACTAATAAAAGTTTAAAAATTGAAGTTAAAAGTTAAGGGTCAATTTAACATTTTTTTGGGAAGTATGTTTTCCTGCAGTAGAAAATAAAATAGGTATTTTTTTATCTGTTAAAATTTTATGTAAGAAGTTTATACTTTAACTACTAAGTTATGCCCTACTATTTACATCATTATTTTGATCCCTATTTTGATTATCAGAAATTAAAGCCTAAACAGCTGGAAAAAGGTAAGGTTGATTACTACAACTTGGGCTATGTCCAGAATGTCATAGCCGGTCAAGTTCTTGCTGAGTGGAAAGAGATAGCTCCTGAAGATGTTGATCAATATGATCAGAATTTTATTTATGATAAAAAAGAATTTCCTATAGGACCTAACTGTGCTGTAAATCCACAAAATGAAGATCAACTCATTGCTACGGCCAATGGCTATGTTTTTTATTACCAGGGCAAAATAGCGGTTAAAACAGTGCTTAATGTGCGCCGGGACGTGGATTTTCACACCGGCAATATTTATTTTGTGGGCGATATGATCGTCCATGGTTCTGTCCGTTCAGGTTTCGAGATCAGGGCCAATAATATCCGGGTAAAAAGGCTCGTTGAAGGGGCTAAAGTGGAAGCTGGTGGGTCAATGGTTATCGAGGAAGGGGTCAAAGGAAGTGGCCAGGCTCTGATCAAAGCCGGAGAAAATTTGCGTACTCCTTTTTGTGAAAAGGCCGAGCTGGTTGTGCAAGAAAAATTGATCATAGATGGTTTGTGTTTGCACAGCGTTTTATTTGCGGGGAAGTATGTAATGGTCAAAGGTAGGCTGATAGGCGGTCATGTTTGTTCTTCCTCATTAGTTTATGCCGGAGAGCAACTAGGAGGAGGGATGGGAGCTAAGACTGTTCTAGTTCTGGGTTATGATGCCTTGTTATTCAGAGAGGTTCGCCAGATTGAACAAAGTATTTCTGAGTTAAAAAAAGATATTTTTTTAGTGGAGAGCAAGCTTCGTAAGGGGCCGGAATACGAAAAAGAATATGGTCCGAAACTTAGAACTTTAGAAGGAAAACTAAGAATTTTTACTAAGAAAAGAGAGGAGTTGTGGACAAGGATGGAGGGAAGCCTCAACCACAAGGCCAGGGTTATATGTCCCGGTGAGATTAGGCCTGGTGTGGAGATTAGTATTGGACCAGCTTATTATAAGGTAGATGATTTTTTACAAGATGTCTGTTTTTACTTTGAAGATGATGAGATTAAATTAAAATCACCGGCGATGGATAACTAGTTGATAGTTGATGCTTAAGTACTAAGGGTTAAACTATGGATATAGGGACCTTAATCGGAATTCTATTGGGATTTGGCCTGATTATTGGCTCAATTATTTTGGGTGGAAGTCTGGGGGCGTTTATTGATGTTCCCTCTATTTTAATCGTTGTTTTTGGTACTGTAGCAGTTACCTTTATTATGTTCCCCATGGGCACAGTGTTCGGGGCCATTAAGGTTATGTTAAAGGCC
Coding sequences within:
- a CDS encoding STAS domain-containing protein translates to MESLQIDKQGMLCLISLQGELTLEIVEEVKAKFEDIFADDWDVLVINLAKINFLDSSGIGLLVATNNKAKHSGKKFYLLAPSEQVIKTLKLVNLLHFFDILDNEDDLITVMPD
- a CDS encoding lactate utilization protein, which encodes MKKFLENYWTIKLNEVKENLEANNFEVFLVNNVEEAREVVLQKIWPAITPVSVSWGGSRTFKQTGLYDELKKMDLKVIDTYVPGLSKDEAMELRRKSLFVDLYVTGTNAITENGALVNLDMIGNRVGAITFGPKFVLVLAGRNKIVPDFEAAVTRIKEYAAPANAMRLDKKTPCTKTSSCHNCESPDRICNVWTITEKSFPKGRIKIVLINEDLGI
- a CDS encoding DUF342 domain-containing protein produces the protein MPYYLHHYFDPYFDYQKLKPKQLEKGKVDYYNLGYVQNVIAGQVLAEWKEIAPEDVDQYDQNFIYDKKEFPIGPNCAVNPQNEDQLIATANGYVFYYQGKIAVKTVLNVRRDVDFHTGNIYFVGDMIVHGSVRSGFEIRANNIRVKRLVEGAKVEAGGSMVIEEGVKGSGQALIKAGENLRTPFCEKAELVVQEKLIIDGLCLHSVLFAGKYVMVKGRLIGGHVCSSSLVYAGEQLGGGMGAKTVLVLGYDALLFREVRQIEQSISELKKDIFLVESKLRKGPEYEKEYGPKLRTLEGKLRIFTKKREELWTRMEGSLNHKARVICPGEIRPGVEISIGPAYYKVDDFLQDVCFYFEDDEIKLKSPAMDN
- the queD gene encoding 6-carboxytetrahydropterin synthase QueD, whose product is MGTTNSKWFLRVRSEFSASHQLRHYAGKCEALHGHNFQVEVEVWGDQLEPKTGILIDFKVLKKHLQTVLDKLDHKHLNDLDEFKEKNPSSELLAKFIFKHMKSLLPGDKVKLSYVMVAEKSSSMAFYREDE
- a CDS encoding ATP-binding protein, which produces MKITLKTTATPYTVRLVVKAVMTILEELIENDLLYELQLALTEACNNIVVHAYDGKEGELELRLKVVPLEYIQFEVIDWGKVFNSPSILSSCSLVLPKEEATSGRGIFIIRKVADKFVYKRVDGKNLIIIRKYIQEEKWKVYK
- the dtd gene encoding D-aminoacyl-tRNA deacylase, whose translation is MRILLQRVKRAMVTVDGQTVAEIDTGILLFVGFTHPDTKLWQDKAWDKILQKIVNLRIFPDSKGKLNLSLTDIDGEILLVSQFTLFADCRKGRRPSFSHAAHPVEAEKLFNKFKNDLQRLWPKVQTGVFGAEMDVQLCNWGPVTIWIDSDEF
- a CDS encoding PP2C family protein-serine/threonine phosphatase, yielding MAETIKALIIDDSSFYRRMLVSLLKGRFDFVEAKDGEEAIDKYLSFSPDIILLDLNMPKINGLEVIDYIRNKANNNDVFIIVLTGEESQEVKIKALNLGANDFLTKPFSKEELIARIGVAERQVYLLFRLHKAYERMAQELNMVADLQERLLPRSNFSFPGVDLQSLYIPSGMASGDYFDYFAVKKDVLRFVVADVSGHGARAAYIMAMVRTLFYMTKQHYTSLSESVRLINEHLCQVLGEEPDFITLFACDLDLAQKKIEYVNAGHCPGLVKVDGQKILRLDAYLPVLGFFPLEVEAKKIDFTQSVGVFLFTDGFYEWELSPKNAFGLDRFLRLVENLLRSERFYLEEVKDKLDSIPVLPPVYRDDLTALWVETKSE
- the dnaE gene encoding DNA polymerase III subunit alpha yields the protein MSGFVHLHCHTEYSLLDGAIKIKDLCARAVDYGLPAAAITDHGNLFGAVIFYTTARDFGLNPIIGCEVYVAQNHQEKGQERYHLVLLAENKTGYHNLIKIVTKGWLDGFYYKPRVDKEILKKYSDGLIALSACLQGEVQYKLQKEGFEAGLNSAREYAHIFPGRFYLEMQANGIREQEEVNAKLQEMAQKTGLPLVATNDCHYLTKDDVQAHDILLCIQTNSKVDEPSRMRFNTDELYFKSPEEMERAFKDCPQALENVQEIAQRCQVELDLGKHYFPVYALPEGMTLEDEFVRLAREGLKQRLKDLPYSVDEEKYWERLEQELEIICQKGFAGYFLIVQDFINWAKAQGIPVGPGRGSAAGSLVAYALKITNLDPIKYKLLFERFLNVERTSLPDIDVDFCYDRREEVIRYVTEKYGKDSVAQITTFGTMKAKAVVRDVARAMGLSLSLADKIAKLIPDELKMTIDKALEKEPDLKKMVEEDERIARLMDICRRLEGLARHASTHAAGIVISDKPMDEYLPLYRGKKGEVVTQFDMKRVEKVGLIKFDFLGLKTLTVISDTLKLARQGGKQVPDMDKLPLDDEKTFELLCAGETDGVFQLESSGMRKVLTDLKPNCFEDIIALLALYRPGPLESGMVNDFIRRKHGQIPVEYPHEALESILKETYGVILYQEQVMQIAAVLANYSLGDGDILRRAMGKKEPAVMAAQRTKFMQGARENNVPEEVAEHIFDLMEKFAGYGFNKSHSAAYALISYQTAYLKAHYPVEFMAALITSEVNNTDKVITHINACRDMNIEVLPPDINHSHYYFSVEGGKMRFGLAGIKNVGQGAIEEIVREREENGPYSSLLNFCERVNLRKVTKRVIEMLIKSGAMDCFGCSRNGLLAGMEKVVARAQQKAKHKSKGQLSFLSLVQKDSDSISGLGLDCPQNSLEEFSDEEKLKMEKEALGLYLSGHPLLPFKEEIKRLGINELQRCRELSAGTEVHVAVMVVGKKEHLNKKGEKMAFCQIEDLSASAEVTFFADVYAQYKSLLDSEEPLFLKAKISAYEGLQNTESDSEDNDRPKQIKLLGQEVQLLQDAINNDHRPINITIDIAQKGENGESGVWTGLKKIIEKYPGQVPVQLSLLGEDFECKLQLGPEYGISPNQRFWTELERLKD